One Pseudomonas tolaasii NCPPB 2192 genomic window carries:
- a CDS encoding SMI1/KNR4 family protein: MQDFQVFIGNKKTEGVLSGLAAVDDLTLQALRKSQEKLPEDYIWFLKHVGCGELEAAGFMLYNGILGAEDVFDADTADSLKGILIFGDDMQGSCIGFDIINDWVVVKIDSSDMSREASYDTFSSFMCHLLGKGG; the protein is encoded by the coding sequence ATGCAAGACTTCCAAGTATTCATTGGAAACAAAAAAACGGAAGGGGTGTTAAGTGGCTTGGCTGCTGTAGATGATCTTACTCTGCAAGCCTTAAGGAAAAGCCAGGAAAAACTGCCCGAAGATTATATTTGGTTTTTGAAGCATGTAGGATGCGGGGAATTAGAAGCGGCAGGCTTTATGCTTTACAACGGTATCTTAGGCGCTGAGGATGTATTCGATGCGGATACAGCAGACTCTCTTAAGGGGATTTTGATCTTTGGAGACGATATGCAGGGGTCGTGTATTGGATTCGACATAATCAACGATTGGGTAGTAGTTAAAATAGACTCCTCAGATATGAGCCGCGAAGCGTCATATGACACATTTTCCTCTTTTATGTGTCACTTGTTAGGAAAAGGGGGCTAG